The Globicephala melas chromosome X, mGloMel1.2, whole genome shotgun sequence genome window below encodes:
- the PGK1 gene encoding phosphoglycerate kinase 1, which yields MSLSNKLTLDKMDVKGKRVIMRVDFNVPMKNNQITNNQRIKAAVPSIKFCLDNGAKSVVLMSHLGRPDGVPMPDKYSLQPVAVELKSLLGKDVLFLKDCVGPEVEKACADPAAGSVILLENLRFHVEEEGKGKDASGNKVKAEPAKIEAFRASLSKLGDVYVNDAFGTAHRAHSSMVGVNLPEKAGGFLMKKELNYFAKALESPERPFLAILGGAKVADKIQLISNMLDKVNEMIIGGGMAFTFLKVLNNMEIGTSLFDEEGSKIVKDLISKAEKNGVKITLPVDFVTADKFDENAKTGQATVASGIPAGWMGLDCGPESSKKYAEAVARAKQIVWNGPVGVFEWEAFARGTKALMDEVVKATSRGCITIIGGGDTATCCAKWNTEDKVSHVSTGGGASLELLEGKVLPGVEALSSV from the exons ATGTCGCTCTCTAACAAGCTGACTCTGGACAAGATGGACGTGAAGGGGAAGCGGGTCATCATGAG agtGGACTTCAATGTTCCTATGAAGAACAACCAGATAACAAACAACCAGAG GATCAAGGCTGCCGTTCCAAGCATCAAATTCTGCTTGGACAATGGAGCCAAGTCAGTTGTTCTTATGAGCCACCTGGGCCGGCCTGATGGTGTCCCCATGCCTGACAAGTACTCCTTGCAGCCAGTTGCTGTAGAACTCAAATCTCTGCTGGGCAA GGATGTTTTGTTCTTGAAGGACTGCGTGGGCCCAGAAGTGGAGAAAGCTTGTGCTGACCCAGCTGCTGGGTCTGTCATCTTGCTGGAGAACCTTCGCTTTCAtgtggaggaagaagggaagggaaaagatgcTTCTGGGAACAAG GTTAAAGCTGAGCCAGCCAAAATAGAAGCCTTTCGAGCTTCGCTTTCTAAGCTAGGGGATGTCTATGTCAATGATGCTTTTGGCACTGCTCACCGAGCCCACAG CTCCATGGTGGGAGTAAATCTGCCAGAGAAGGCTGGAGGATTTTTGATGAAGAAGGAGCTGAACTACTTTGCCAAGGCCTTGGAGAGCCCAGAGCGACCCTTCCTGGCCATCCTGGGCGG AGCTAAAGTTGCAGACAAGATCCAGCTGATCAGTAATATGCTAGACAAAGTCAATGAAATGATTATTGGTGGTGGAATGGCCTTTACCTTCCTTAAGGTGCTCAACAACATGGAG ATTGGCACTTCTCTCTTTGACGAAGAGGGATCCAAGATCGTCAAGGACCTGATATCCAAAGCTGAGAAGAATGGCGTAAAGATTACCTTGCCTGTTGACTTTGTCACTGCTGATAAGTTTGATGAGAATGCCAAGACTGGCCAAGCCACTGTGGCCTCTGGCATACCTGCTGGCTGGATG GGCTTGGACTGTGGTCCTGAGAGCAGCAAGAAGTATGCTGAGGCTGTTGCTCGGGCTAAGCAGATTGTGTGGAATGGACCTGTGGGTGTATTTGAATGGGAAGCTTTTGCCCGAGGAACCAAAGCCCTCATGGATGAGGTGGTGAAAGCCACTTCCAGGGGCTGCATCACCATCATAG GTGGTGGAGACACTGCTACTTGCTGTGCCAAATGGAACACAGAGGATAAAGTCAGCCATGTAAGCACTGGAGGTGGTGCCAGTTTAGAGCTCCTGGAAG GTAAAGTCCTTCCTGGGGTGGAGGCGCTCAGCAGTGTTTAG